The following proteins are co-located in the Melanotaenia boesemani isolate fMelBoe1 chromosome 5, fMelBoe1.pri, whole genome shotgun sequence genome:
- the adgra3 gene encoding adhesion G protein-coupled receptor A3: MKVGWRQLLVILLLSGCRGTAVPFPCKSSDERPKSGGKSLPSDKVVCSNMELHQVLPPDSFPNRTVTLILNNNKIQELRNGSFYGLSALEKLDLRSNMISHIEPGAFLGLPALKRLDLSNNSIGCLNGDIFKGLASLIRLNLSGNMFSSLAQGTFDSLLSLKALEFQTPYLLCDCNLLWLLRWIKERNIAVKNTKCSFPQSLQGQFITSIRPELLTCDAPLELPSFQLTPSHRQVVFQGDSLPFQCQASLISGDMQVLWYQNGRMVKPDATQGIFIEKRVIQNCSLIASALTISNIQPGFTGTWECRVRTSRGNTTRTVHIVVLQSSAKYCSPERVSNNKGEFRWPRTLAGIKAYLSCNRLPSSAGTYSGSSGEEQQAWRYCNRDGLWSEDDYSNCQFQKDVTRFLYVINQMPLNESNVVTRARRLLLYTIDAANFSDKMDIIFVAEMIEKFGKFVEKFKDLGEVMVSMASNLMLTDERVLWMAQREAMACTRIIACLQKIAVYRLATAQAFSLTSPNIALEAHVVRASDWNGMTCMLFQRPSPERTPGQDRQLTFKCNTTSSFYSILHKNIIVEASLQLPQPLFTQAVVPGQAEDAVYKLHLLGFKNGKFFPSTGNTSLLADGGKKRSVATPVIMAKIDGMSLRVLRTPINITLRRFVRGSDAVSACWNFSLAGGHGGWKSDGCRILEHQDNFTTISCNSLGNYGLLMDLSSVEFFSPSIQPLHPVIYATATILLLCLFTVIISYIYHHRSVRVSRKFWHMLVNLSFHISLTCGVFVGGINQTRYASVCQAVGILLHYSTLATALWVGVTARNIYKQVTRKAKRYEELDEPPPPPRPMLRFYLIGGGIPIIVCGITAAANIKNYGSQINAPYCWMAWEPSIGAFYGPAGFIVFVDCMYFLSILLQLRRHPERRYELKEPTEDQQHLSASSEAGPDGPSSHCQPLSVQVQPHEASSSIVSAPHAVPLSALENEHTFAAQLMGAAGTLGLYAALWVFGALAVSRDHPYDLAFTCLFGVAALVLGAFMVAHHCVNREDMRRYWSQACCSGRRAYTAQEDVLLPQPGMVMTSTAGSDNKADGESIKFGHSSADSSYTNRSAPSMRNSTHGSKLTNLHAEAAQCKSTSVPVTATGTAILDNSLTEHSLDNEIKMHVSPVEVQFHPMNNIGNPTAVTNGHASRHQKNRTRAHRASRLTVLREYAYDVPTSVEGSVQSAPNRRHHHYDMAARNSRRAAYMAYRERHQSQLQQDSSDSASLPRRSRYAHKGSGNILGNGKVVTVETEQVTAAGESSSSKDCGPVRQPGSTELESQNKSYGLNLVTQNGGTLKENGQTVPLINSESAASIKTGLWKHETTV, encoded by the exons gattttaaacaacaacaagattCAAGAACTCCGTAATGGATCATTCTATGGATTGTCTGCTCTGGAAAAATT GGACCTGCGGAGTAATATGATCAGTCATATTGAACCAGGTGCTTTTCTGGGCCTGCCAGCACTAAAAAGACT agaCCTGTCCAACAACAGCATTGGCTGTCTTAATGGAGACATCTTTAAGGGCCTTGCCAGTCTGATTCGGCT GAACCTTTCAGGAAACATGTTCTCTTCATTGGCTCAGGGGACCTTTGACAGCTTGCTGTCTCTAAAGGCATT GGAGTTTCAGACACCTTACCTGCTGTGTGACTGCAACCTTCTGTGGCTGCTGCGTTGgatcaaagaaagaaacattgcTGTAAAGAACACAAAATGCTCTTTCCCGCAGTCTCTCCAGGGTCAGTTCATAACCTCCATCAGGCCGGAGCTCCTCACCTGTG ATGCTCCACTTGAGCTGCCCTCCTTCCAGCTGACACCATCGCACCGCCAGGTTGTCTTTCAGGGGGACAGCCTGCCGTTTCAGTGTCAGGCTTCCCTCATTTCTGGCGACATGCAGGTGCTGTGGTACCAGAACGGCCGCATGGTCAAGCCCGACGCCACTCAGGGCATTTTCATTGAAAAGCGTGTTATACAGAACTGCTCCCTGATTGCCAG CGCATTGACCATCTCAAACATCCAGCCTGGGTTTACAGGGACCTGGGAGTGTCGGGTCCGGACAAGCAGGGGCAACACCACCAGGACTGTTCACATTGTGGTGTTGCAGAGTTCTGCCAAGTACTGCAGTCCTGAGCGTGTTTCCAATAACAAGGGCGAGTTCAG ATGGCCACGCACTCTGGCAGGAATCAAAGCCTACCTCTCCTGCAACAGACTCCCATCCAGCGCAGGCACCTATTCGGGCAGCTCTGGTGAAGAACAGCAGGCGTGGCGCTACTGCAATCGCGACGGGCTGTGGTCAGAAGACGACTATTCCAACTGCCAGTTTCAGAAAGATGTCACACGATTTCTTTATGTCATCAACCAG ATGCCTTTAAATGAAAGCAACGTGGTGACCAGAGCACGACGCCTGCTGCTCTACACAATCGATGCTGCAAACTTCTCTGACAAGATGGACATTATCTTTGTGGCTGAGATGATTGAGAAGTTTGGAAAGTTTGTTGAGAAGTTTAAAGAT TTGGGCGAGGTGATGGTTAGCATGGCCAGTAACTTAATGCTAACTGACGAGAGGGTGCTGTGGATGGCCCAGCGTGAAGCCATGGCCTGCACCCGTATCATTGCCTGCCTCCAGAAGATCGCTGTCTACCGCCTGGCGACAGCACAGGCCTTCTCCCTG ACATCCCCAAACATTGCACTAGAGGCCCACGTTGTCAGGGCCAGTGACTGGAACGGCATGACCTGCATGTTATTTCAGAGGCCAAGCCCCGAGCGGACACCCGGTCAAGACCGTCAGCTAACGTTCAAATGCAACACCACCAGCTCTTTCTACAGCATCCTTCACAAG AACATCATAGTGGAGGCTTCCCTGCAACTTCCCCAGCCTCTTTTTACCCAGGCTGTTGTACCCGGACAAGCTGAGGATGCAGTGTACAAGCTCCACCTGCTGGGCTTCAAAAATGGCAAGTTTTTCCCCTCCACCGGCAACACCTCCCTGCTGGCTGatggaggaaagaaaaggagcGTAGCCACCCCTGTTATTATGGCTAAGATTG ATGGCATGTCTCTGCGTGTCCTGAGGACCCCCATTAACATCACACTGCGACGGTTTGTCCGCGGCTCAGACGCCGTATCCGCCTGTTGGAATTTCAGCCTGGCAGGAGGTCATGGAGGTTGGAAGAGCGATGGCTGCCGCATCCTGGAACATCAGGACAACTTCACCACCATTTCGTGCAACTCTCTGGGCAATTATGGTCTGCTTATG GACCTCAGCAGTGTGGAGTTTTTCTCTCCAAGCATCCAGCCCCTGCATCCAGTCATCTATGCAACAGCTACCATTCTGCTCCTCTGCCTGTTCACTGTTATTATTAGCTACATCTACCATCACAG GTCTGTCCGCGTGAGCCGCAAGTTTTGGCACATGTTGGTCAACCTCAGCTTCCACATCTCCCTCACCTGCGGCGTTTTTGTAGGTGGCATCAATCAGACGCGATACGCAAGCGTTTGCCAAGCA GTGGGCATTTTGTTGCACTATTCTACTCTGGCGACTGCCTTGTGGGTGGGTGTGACTGCACGCAACATTTACAAACAGGTGACACGCAAGGCCAAACGCTACGAGGAGCTGGACGAGCCACCTCCACCACCGCGGCCGATGCTCAG GTTCTACTTGATCGGCGGAGGGATACCCATCATTGTCTGTGGGATCACTGCAGCAGCCAACATCAAAAACTACGGCAGCCAGATAAATGCACCATA TTGCTGGATGGCATGGGAGCCGAGTATCGGAGCATTTTATGGCCCGGCAGGATTTATCGTCTTTGTGGACTGCATGTACTTCCTCAGCATTCTGCTCCAGTTACGCCGTCACCCTGAACGGCGTTACGAGCTAAAGGAGCCGACCGAAGACCAGCAGCATCTCTCAGCCAGCAGCGAGGCAGGGCCAGATGGTCCCAGCAGCCACTGCCAACCGCTCTCTGTGCAGGTTCAACCGCATGAGGCATCCTCCTCCATAGTGTCTGCCCCCCATGCTGTGCCCCTGTCAGCCCTGGAGAATGAGCACACTTTTGCTGCCCAGCTTATGGGGGCAGCAGGGACTTTAGGGCTGTACGCGGCCCTCTGGGTGTTTGGCGCCTTGGCTGTATCCCGGGACCACCCGTATGACTTGGCTTTTACCTGCCTGTTTGGGGTTGCTGCTCTTGTGCTCGGGGCGTTTATGGTGGCGCATCACTGTGTCAACAGAGAAGATATGAGGCGCTACTGGTCACAGGCTTGTTGCTCTGGAAGGCGAGCATACACCGCGCAGGAGGATGTCCTTCTGCCTCAGCCAGGCATGGTAATGACATCCACAGCAGGATCTGATAACAAAGCAGATGGGGAGTCAATAAAGTTTGGCCACAGCAGCGCAGACTCGTCATACACGAACAGGAGCGCTCCAAGCATGCGCAATTCCACCCATGGCAGCAAGCTGACTAATCTGCACGCAGAGGCAGCTCAGTGCAAGTCCACCTCTGTGCCAGTGACGGCCACTGGTACGGCCATTTTGGACAACAGCCTGACTGAGCACTCACTAgacaatgaaattaaaatgcacGTGTCGCCGGTCGAGGTGCAGTTCCACCCCATGAACAACATCGGCAATCCGACCGCCGTCACAAACGGGCATGCAAGTAGGcatcagaaaaacagaacacGAGCACACAGGGCGAGCCGACTAACTGTACTGCGAGAGTACGCCTACGATGTGCCCACTAGTGTGGAGGGCAGCGTGCAAAGCGCCCCCAACAGGAGACACCATCATTATGACATGGCTGCCCGCAACAGCCGGCGGGCTGCTTACATGGCCTACAGGGAGCGCCATCAGAgccagctgcagcaggacagTAGTGACAGCGCCAGCCTGCCACGCCGTTCCCGCTACGCTCATAAAGGAAGCGGGAATATTCTGGGGAATGGGAAGGTGGTGACCGTAGAGACGGAGCAAGTGACTGCTGCTGGAGAGTCCAGCTCCAGTAAAGACTGTGGCCCTGTAAGACAGCCCGGCAGCACAGAACTTGAAAGCCAAAATAAGTCATATGGGCTCAACCTTGTCACGCAGAATGGTGGCacactgaaagaaaatggaCAAACTGTGCCTTTAATTAACAGCGAGAGTGCAGCCAGTATAAAAACCGGATTGTGGAAACATGAAACTACTGTGTAG